In a genomic window of Taeniopygia guttata chromosome 13, bTaeGut7.mat, whole genome shotgun sequence:
- the HNRNPA0 gene encoding heterogeneous nuclear ribonucleoprotein A0, translated as MENSQLCKLFIGGLNVQTTEAGLREHFAAYGTLTDCVVVLNPQTKRSRCFGFVTYSAVEEADAAMAASPHAVDGNAVELKRAVSREDSAKPGAHAKVKKLFVGGLKGDVGEGDLVQHFSQFGPVEKAEIIADKQSGKKRGFGFVYFQNHDAADKAAVVKFHPIQGHRVEVKKAVPKEDIQAGGGGGGSSRPSRGGRGGRGRGGGGSGNRDHNGLSKGGGGYNSYGGYGGGGGGGYGSYGSGSYGGGGGGGGGDYGNGYGGFGSYSQHQSSYGPMKSGGGGGGGGGSWGGRSNSGPYRGGYGGGGYGGGSF; from the coding sequence ATGGAGAACTCGCAGCTGTGCAAGCTGTTCATCGGCGGGCTGAACGTACAGACCACGGAGGCCGGGCTGCGGGAGCACTTCGCGGCCTACGGCACCCTCACCGACTGCGTGGTCGTGCTCAACCCGCAGACCAAGCGCTCCCGGTGCTTCGGCTTCGTCACCTACTCGGCGGTGGAGGAGGCGGACGCCGCCATGGCCGCGTCGCCCCACGCGGTGGACGGGAATGCGGTGGAGCTGAAGCGGGCCGTGTCCCGGGAGGACTCGGCCAAACCCGGCGCTCACGCCAAGGTGAAGAAGCTCTTCGTGGGCGGCCTCAAAGGGGACGTGGGCGAAGGGGACCTGGTGCAGCACTTCAGCCAGTTCGGCCCCGTGGAGAAGGCCGAGATCATCGCCGACAAACAGAGCGGGAAAAAGCGCGGCTTCGGTTTCGTCTACTTCCAGAACCACGACGCGGCCGATAAGGCGGCCGTGGTCAAGTTCCACCCGATCCAGGGCCACCGAGTGGAGGTCAAGAAGGCCGTGCCCAAGGAGGACATCCAggcgggcggggggggcggCGGCTCTTCCAGGCCCTCCcggggaggcagaggaggaaggggccggggcggcggcggctccggcaaCCGGGATCACAACGGGCTTTCCAAAGGAGGCGGCGGCTACAACAGCTACGGCGGCTACGGCGGGGGAGGAGGCGGCGGGTACGGCTCCTATGGCAGCGGTTCCTAcggaggcggcggcggagggGGAGGCGGAGACTACGGCAACGGGTACGGCGGGTTCGGCAGCTACAGCCAGCACCAGTCCTCCTACGGCCCCATGAAGAGCGGcggaggaggtggaggagggggCGGCAGCTGGGGGGGCCGCAGTAACAGTGGACCGTACAGAGGAGGCTATGGTGGGGGAGGCTACGGGGGCGGCTCTTTCTGA